From the genome of Acidimicrobiales bacterium, one region includes:
- a CDS encoding PGPGW domain-containing protein: MAAPDPTLPSADDRALRDARRARYREAAYDAERQTGDRERTDDQTRRNVVARVAIIVAGSIVTLGGLGMLVLPGPGIVVVVAGLGILATEVSWAERLLAYAKRKARLDQVTAQRPWIKPVSIAVTALAVAVSVLYAVRWR; encoded by the coding sequence GTGGCCGCCCCCGACCCCACCCTCCCCTCCGCCGACGACCGCGCCCTCCGCGACGCCCGCCGAGCCCGCTACCGGGAGGCGGCCTACGACGCCGAGCGCCAGACCGGCGACCGGGAGCGGACCGACGACCAGACCCGCCGCAACGTCGTGGCCCGGGTGGCCATCATCGTGGCCGGCTCCATCGTCACCCTCGGCGGCCTGGGCATGCTGGTCCTGCCGGGGCCCGGCATCGTGGTGGTCGTCGCCGGCCTGGGCATCCTGGCCACCGAGGTGAGCTGGGCCGAGCGGCTGCTGGCCTACGCCAAGCGGAAGGCCCGCCTCGACCAGGTCACGGCCCAGCGGCCCTGGATCAAGCCGGTGTCGATCGCCGTCACCGCCCTGGCCGTGGCCGTGTCGGTCCTCTACGCCGTCCGCTGGCGCTGA
- a CDS encoding FAD-binding oxidoreductase: MTGLDQGEAAPVPAGTGRRELTGWGRTAPTAAAVARPVTREEATTAVAHPPARGVVARGLGRSYGDAAQNAGGVVLDATYLGDVLAFDERSGLLRVSAGASLDTLMRAFVPRGWFVPVTPGTRHVTVGGAIASDIHGKNHHRAGSWCRHVTEITLATPAQGTVTVTPDADPDLFWATAGGMGLTGVILDATVQLTPIGTSRALVDTDRVDDLDACMALLADGDDDYEYTVAWVDLLPARGRVGRSVVTRGRFARVDELPSRLRRDPLAFDPQALVAVPPALPPGIMNRWRIQALNEAWFRRAPRRRVGEVQTVSRFFHPLDGAEDWNRVFGPRGVVQWQVALPFAAEGTLRWVAEQFHASRVPSVIGVLKRFGPGTPGPLSFPIAGWTLAVDIPAGIEGLGAFLERLDQRVAADGGRLYLAKDSRMRPELLPVMYPRLEEWRAVRRRVDPAGALQSDLGRRLGLC; encoded by the coding sequence GTGACCGGCCTGGACCAGGGGGAGGCCGCGCCGGTCCCGGCCGGCACCGGGCGCCGGGAGCTGACCGGCTGGGGCCGCACCGCCCCCACCGCCGCCGCCGTGGCCCGCCCCGTGACCCGGGAGGAGGCGACCACCGCGGTCGCCCACCCCCCGGCCCGGGGCGTGGTGGCCCGGGGCCTGGGCCGCAGCTACGGCGACGCCGCCCAGAACGCCGGCGGCGTGGTGCTGGACGCCACCTACCTGGGCGACGTGCTGGCCTTCGACGAGCGCAGCGGCCTCCTCCGGGTGTCCGCCGGGGCCAGCCTCGACACCCTGATGCGGGCCTTCGTGCCCCGGGGCTGGTTCGTGCCCGTCACGCCGGGCACGCGCCACGTCACCGTGGGCGGGGCCATCGCCTCGGACATCCACGGCAAGAACCACCACCGGGCCGGGTCGTGGTGCCGGCACGTCACCGAGATCACCCTGGCCACCCCGGCGCAGGGCACGGTCACGGTCACCCCCGACGCCGACCCCGACCTGTTCTGGGCCACCGCTGGGGGCATGGGGCTGACCGGCGTCATCCTCGACGCCACCGTGCAGCTCACGCCCATCGGCACCAGCCGGGCCCTGGTCGACACCGACCGCGTCGACGACCTGGACGCCTGCATGGCCCTCCTGGCCGACGGCGACGACGACTACGAGTACACCGTGGCCTGGGTCGACCTGCTCCCGGCCCGGGGCCGGGTGGGCCGCTCGGTCGTCACCCGGGGCCGCTTCGCCCGGGTCGACGAGCTGCCGTCCCGGCTGCGGCGGGACCCCCTGGCCTTCGACCCCCAGGCCCTGGTGGCCGTCCCCCCGGCCCTGCCGCCGGGGATCATGAACCGGTGGCGCATCCAGGCCCTGAACGAGGCGTGGTTCCGCCGGGCCCCCCGCCGCCGGGTGGGCGAGGTGCAGACCGTCAGCCGCTTCTTCCACCCCCTCGACGGCGCCGAGGACTGGAACCGGGTCTTCGGGCCCCGGGGCGTGGTGCAGTGGCAGGTGGCCCTGCCCTTCGCGGCCGAGGGCACGCTGCGCTGGGTGGCCGAGCAGTTCCACGCCAGCCGGGTGCCGTCGGTGATCGGCGTGCTCAAGCGGTTCGGTCCCGGGACCCCGGGCCCCCTGTCCTTCCCCATCGCCGGGTGGACCCTGGCCGTCGACATCCCGGCCGGCATCGAGGGCCTCGGCGCCTTCCTGGAGCGGCTCGACCAGCGGGTGGCGGCCGACGGGGGCCGCCTCTACCTGGCCAAGGACTCCCGCATGCGGCCCGAGCTGCTGCCGGTCATGTACCCCCGGCTGGAGGAGTGGCGGGCGGTGCGCCGCCGGGTCGACCCGGCCGGCGCCCTCCAGAGCGACCTGGGTCGCCGCCTCGGCCTCTGCTGA